A single genomic interval of Saccharothrix saharensis harbors:
- a CDS encoding helix-turn-helix transcriptional regulator: MGTSFRAEAIGQDGHFGTFNTFVGRRALLADLRGAMGGADSTRLVTLTGGPGVGKTRLAKEYARQVESAYEHGVRFVDLRGVPAGDTALLEQALMSAVRVPSQSARDLRASLVTYLRDRRMLLILDNCEHLVEEVGDLVSTLLRGAPHLRVLTTTRTLLALDGEALVMVPPLELPAEDGPLNLKVESVQLLVQRARTGAPGWKLTDENWPAVRQILRRFGGLPLGIELVVGQMRSLSPEVIAARLDNSPHQETLNKLIGPSYEVCEPAEQLLLAAVSVFTGSFDLEGAERVCAGEGLTEHAVAEALAGLVDRSLVVPFPNRARYELLEPVRQFAAQRLQRLPDAGAAVRRRHRDHYRQVAAQHAAGFRGENEIELLRAVEVDMPNLRAALGALHQDPTAATEALQMAVDMARTRWWTYSGRLPEQSLWLNRALAVAPAVPSVLRASAIALDAWMMLCLGEGREAVLARIAEAEAMAPAGEPVAALLFIKGAQVLLIDGDRAGMDLLRESHRRWLSYGPGALVDAHLTEILLTMGSVLLGEPEEGRRVAADFLAECRRLRAEWGMAWALWCRAVSLIRFDDDPRAAVRVLLESVRGQQRIGDRWTPLFTLPVLAWALARCGRRYATAAARLLGAADGLHQATGIQLSRKLRVFAVLRELAERAVAEHLTGEQYDKAYAVQVGTVEDAFALVLDGKYIDSALDDEPFGGAPPGDAAAGRAMTPHLTPTEDAVLRHVMEGLTNKEIAEAMHIGPRTVETHVSSILSKMGVRNRLQLVTYLSGPRVRR, translated from the coding sequence ATGGGCACCTCGTTTCGGGCCGAAGCGATCGGCCAGGACGGACACTTCGGCACCTTCAACACCTTCGTGGGCAGGCGTGCGCTGCTGGCCGACCTCAGGGGCGCGATGGGCGGTGCCGACTCCACCCGGCTGGTCACGCTGACCGGCGGGCCCGGCGTGGGCAAGACGAGACTGGCCAAGGAGTACGCCAGGCAGGTCGAGTCCGCCTACGAGCACGGTGTGCGGTTCGTGGACCTGCGCGGCGTGCCCGCCGGTGACACGGCGTTGCTGGAGCAGGCGTTGATGTCGGCGGTGCGCGTGCCCAGCCAGTCCGCCCGCGACCTGCGCGCGTCGTTGGTGACCTACCTGCGCGACCGCCGGATGCTGCTGATCCTGGACAACTGCGAGCACCTGGTCGAGGAGGTCGGGGACCTGGTGTCCACGCTGCTGCGCGGTGCGCCGCACCTGCGCGTGCTGACCACCACCCGGACGTTGCTCGCCCTCGACGGCGAGGCGCTCGTGATGGTGCCGCCGCTGGAGTTACCCGCCGAGGACGGCCCGCTGAACCTCAAGGTCGAGTCCGTCCAGCTGCTGGTGCAGCGGGCCCGCACCGGTGCGCCCGGCTGGAAGCTGACCGACGAGAACTGGCCCGCGGTGCGGCAGATCCTGCGGCGCTTCGGCGGCCTGCCCCTCGGCATCGAGCTGGTGGTGGGCCAGATGCGGTCGTTGTCGCCGGAGGTCATCGCGGCCAGGCTGGACAACTCGCCGCACCAGGAGACGCTGAACAAGCTGATCGGCCCCAGCTACGAGGTGTGCGAACCGGCCGAACAGCTCCTGCTGGCGGCGGTGTCGGTGTTCACCGGCTCGTTCGACCTGGAGGGCGCGGAGCGGGTGTGCGCCGGCGAAGGGCTGACCGAGCACGCGGTCGCCGAGGCGCTGGCGGGCCTGGTCGACCGGTCGCTCGTGGTGCCCTTCCCCAACCGGGCCCGCTACGAGCTGCTGGAACCGGTCCGGCAGTTCGCCGCGCAGCGGTTGCAGCGGCTGCCCGACGCGGGCGCGGCGGTCCGCCGGCGGCACCGCGACCACTACCGGCAGGTCGCGGCGCAGCACGCGGCCGGCTTCCGGGGCGAGAACGAGATCGAGCTGCTGCGCGCGGTCGAGGTCGACATGCCCAACCTGCGGGCGGCGCTGGGCGCGTTGCACCAGGACCCGACGGCCGCCACCGAGGCGTTGCAGATGGCCGTCGACATGGCGCGCACCCGCTGGTGGACCTACTCCGGGCGGCTGCCCGAGCAGTCGCTGTGGCTCAACCGCGCGTTGGCGGTGGCGCCGGCGGTCCCGTCGGTGCTGCGCGCCAGCGCGATCGCGCTCGACGCCTGGATGATGTTGTGCCTGGGTGAAGGCCGCGAGGCGGTGCTGGCCCGCATCGCCGAGGCCGAGGCCATGGCGCCGGCCGGCGAACCGGTCGCCGCGCTGCTGTTCATCAAGGGCGCGCAGGTGCTGCTGATCGACGGCGACCGCGCCGGGATGGACCTGCTGCGCGAGTCGCACCGCCGCTGGCTGTCCTACGGTCCCGGCGCGCTGGTCGACGCGCACCTGACCGAGATCCTGCTGACCATGGGCTCGGTGCTGCTGGGTGAGCCGGAGGAGGGCAGGCGCGTCGCCGCGGACTTCCTCGCCGAGTGCCGGCGGTTGCGCGCCGAGTGGGGCATGGCGTGGGCGCTGTGGTGCCGGGCGGTGTCGCTGATCAGGTTCGACGACGACCCGCGAGCCGCCGTGCGGGTGCTGCTGGAGAGCGTGCGCGGGCAGCAGCGGATCGGCGACCGGTGGACGCCGCTGTTCACCCTGCCCGTGCTGGCGTGGGCGCTGGCCCGCTGCGGACGGCGTTACGCGACCGCCGCGGCACGGCTGCTGGGCGCGGCCGACGGCCTGCACCAGGCGACCGGCATCCAGCTCTCCCGCAAGCTGCGCGTGTTCGCCGTGCTGCGGGAGCTGGCGGAACGGGCCGTGGCCGAGCACCTCACCGGCGAGCAGTACGACAAGGCGTACGCCGTGCAGGTCGGCACGGTCGAGGACGCCTTCGCGCTGGTCCTGGACGGCAAGTACATCGACTCCGCGCTGGACGACGAGCCCTTCGGCGGTGCGCCGCCCGGTGACGCCGCCGCGGGCCGCGCGATGACCCCGCACCTCACCCCGACCGAGGACGCCGTGCTGCGCCACGTCATGGAAGGCCTGACGAACAAGGAGATCGCCGAGGCGATGCACATCGGTCCCCGGACGGTGGAGACC
- a CDS encoding class I SAM-dependent methyltransferase, which produces MTTEAREFWDERAATFDREPDHGLLDPEVRRAWADLLLPLVPLAPVSIVDLGCGTGSLAVLLAEAGYEVHGVDLSGRMVAAAREKARVAGVRADFAQGDAADPPSPAASFDVVLARHVLWALPDPGAALARWVDLLKPGGLLLLVEGRWSTGAGLPAARTRELVLAVRAQAEVEHLTDPALWGRAIEDERYLVVSRR; this is translated from the coding sequence GTGACGACCGAAGCGCGCGAGTTCTGGGACGAGCGGGCGGCCACCTTCGACCGGGAGCCCGACCACGGGCTGCTGGACCCGGAGGTGCGCCGGGCGTGGGCGGATCTGCTGCTGCCGCTCGTGCCGCTCGCTCCGGTGTCCATTGTGGACCTGGGTTGCGGCACCGGCAGCCTGGCGGTGCTGCTCGCCGAAGCGGGTTACGAGGTGCACGGGGTCGACCTCTCCGGGCGGATGGTCGCCGCCGCACGGGAGAAGGCGCGCGTCGCGGGCGTGCGGGCGGACTTCGCGCAGGGCGACGCCGCCGACCCGCCGAGTCCGGCCGCGTCGTTCGACGTGGTGCTCGCCCGGCACGTGCTCTGGGCGCTGCCCGACCCCGGCGCGGCCCTGGCGAGGTGGGTCGACCTGCTCAAGCCCGGCGGCCTCCTCCTGCTGGTGGAGGGCCGCTGGTCGACCGGCGCGGGACTGCCCGCGGCGCGGACGAGGGAGCTCGTCCTGGCCGTCCGCGCGCAGGCCGAGGTCGAGCACCTGACCGACCCGGCGCTGTGGGGCCGCGCCATCGAGGACGAGCGCTACCTGGTGGTCAGCCGGCGGTGA
- a CDS encoding TetR/AcrR family transcriptional regulator, giving the protein MPPGGDDAPQDVELARLREPAPRERADAARNRARILDVAARLFARHGVATVSMDQIAGEAGVGKGTLFRRFGDKAGLASALLNAREEDLQGAILGGPPPLGPGAPAGERLVAFVTAYARFLEANLDLVRLSETASPGARYRAGAYRFWRLHVRILLAEARPDLDADYLSHALLAPLAADLRHATSEAFTAERVAADVADLARLVLTGRAGGDAHLTAQTDHSPLQ; this is encoded by the coding sequence ATGCCTCCGGGCGGCGATGACGCGCCCCAGGACGTGGAACTGGCCCGCCTGCGCGAACCCGCGCCGAGGGAACGGGCGGACGCGGCGCGCAACCGGGCCAGGATCCTCGACGTCGCGGCACGGCTGTTCGCCCGGCACGGCGTCGCCACGGTGTCGATGGACCAGATCGCCGGCGAGGCCGGCGTCGGCAAGGGCACGTTGTTCCGCCGGTTCGGTGACAAGGCCGGGTTGGCGTCGGCCCTGCTGAACGCCCGGGAAGAAGACCTCCAGGGCGCGATCCTCGGCGGGCCGCCGCCCTTGGGCCCGGGCGCGCCGGCGGGGGAACGGCTGGTCGCCTTCGTGACCGCGTACGCGCGGTTCCTGGAGGCCAACCTCGACCTGGTCCGGCTGTCGGAGACGGCCAGCCCCGGCGCGCGCTACCGGGCCGGCGCCTACCGGTTCTGGCGGCTGCACGTGCGCATCCTGCTGGCCGAGGCACGGCCGGACCTCGACGCCGACTACCTCTCGCACGCGCTGCTGGCGCCACTGGCGGCCGACCTGCGGCACGCGACCAGCGAGGCGTTCACCGCCGAGCGCGTCGCCGCCGACGTCGCCGACCTGGCCCGGTTGGTGCTGACCGGCCGAGCGGGGGGTGACGCGCACCTCACCGCACAAACGGACCACAGTCCGCTACAGTGA
- a CDS encoding FMN-dependent NADH-azoreductase, translated as MTTLLHISASPRGEASESLSIARTFLDTYREIHPGHRVDTFDLWDGTLPEFGPDAASAKMAVPAGREPTDAQTRAWDAATRTFERFAAADAYLFSVPMWNSGVPYVLKQLMDVVSQPGLVFSFDAERGYAGLLTGRKAAVVYTSAVYGDGRGPEFGADFQRPFFTGWLRWIGITDITEVEFRPNLATADADADERRRLAHENAMKAAQGF; from the coding sequence ATGACGACCCTGCTGCACATCTCCGCGTCACCGAGGGGCGAGGCCTCGGAGTCGCTGTCGATCGCCCGCACGTTCCTCGACACCTACCGCGAGATCCACCCCGGCCACCGGGTCGACACGTTCGACCTGTGGGACGGCACGCTGCCGGAGTTCGGCCCCGACGCCGCGTCGGCCAAGATGGCGGTGCCGGCGGGCCGGGAGCCGACGGACGCGCAGACCCGCGCCTGGGACGCCGCCACCAGGACGTTCGAGCGCTTCGCCGCCGCGGACGCGTACCTGTTCAGCGTGCCCATGTGGAACAGCGGCGTCCCGTACGTGCTCAAGCAGCTCATGGACGTGGTGAGCCAGCCGGGCCTGGTGTTCTCCTTCGACGCCGAGCGCGGGTACGCGGGCCTGCTCACCGGCCGGAAGGCCGCCGTCGTCTACACCAGCGCGGTGTACGGGGACGGTCGCGGCCCGGAGTTCGGCGCGGACTTCCAGCGGCCGTTCTTCACCGGGTGGTTGCGCTGGATCGGGATCACCGACATCACCGAGGTCGAGTTCCGGCCCAACCTGGCCACCGCCGACGCCGACGCCGACGAGCGGCGCAGGCTCGCGCACGAGAACGCGATGAAGGCGGCGCAGGGCTTCTGA
- the galK gene encoding galactokinase has product MVETGPARRAAAAFERLVGVAPEGVWSAPGRVNLIGEHTDYNDGFVLPFALPYRTAVAASPRDDGMLHVATLHDDGAEERADPIAVADLEPGVVKGWAAYPSGVAWVLRDQGVVGGANLVIAGDVPAGAGLSSSHALECAVALALLGLADRAVDDLPLVARWVRRAENEFVGAPTGLLDQTASLCCVEAHVLFLDVRSFEAEQVPFDASAHGLEVLVVDTRASHSHTDGGYGARRAGCERAASVLGVAALRDVEDLDGVLGRLPEELRPLVRHVVTENERVLAAVELLRGGRLAELGPLLDASHASLRDDYKVSAPELDVAVEAAKAAGALGARMVGGGFGGSAIALVPVERHDEVVRAVLAAFAERGWTTPRTFTAVPSAGAGRDV; this is encoded by the coding sequence GTGGTCGAAACGGGTCCGGCGCGGCGGGCGGCCGCGGCGTTCGAGCGCTTGGTCGGCGTCGCGCCGGAGGGCGTGTGGTCCGCGCCCGGTCGGGTGAACCTGATCGGGGAGCACACGGATTACAACGACGGTTTCGTGCTGCCGTTCGCTTTGCCGTACCGGACGGCGGTGGCCGCGTCACCGCGCGATGACGGGATGCTGCACGTCGCGACGCTGCACGACGACGGCGCGGAGGAGCGTGCGGACCCGATCGCGGTGGCGGACCTGGAGCCCGGTGTGGTGAAGGGTTGGGCGGCGTATCCGTCGGGTGTGGCGTGGGTGTTGCGGGATCAGGGTGTGGTCGGTGGCGCGAATCTGGTGATCGCGGGTGATGTGCCGGCGGGTGCGGGGTTGTCGTCGTCGCACGCGTTGGAGTGCGCGGTGGCGTTGGCGTTGTTGGGATTGGCGGATCGTGCCGTGGACGACTTGCCGCTGGTGGCGCGGTGGGTGCGGCGGGCGGAGAACGAGTTCGTCGGTGCGCCGACGGGGTTGTTGGACCAGACGGCGTCGTTGTGCTGTGTCGAGGCGCATGTGTTGTTCCTGGATGTGCGGTCGTTCGAGGCGGAGCAGGTGCCGTTCGACGCCTCGGCGCACGGGTTGGAGGTGTTGGTCGTCGACACCCGTGCCAGTCATTCGCACACCGACGGTGGCTACGGTGCGCGGCGGGCCGGGTGTGAGCGGGCGGCGTCGGTGTTGGGGGTCGCGGCGCTGCGGGACGTCGAGGACCTGGATGGTGTGCTGGGGCGGTTGCCGGAGGAGCTGCGGCCGTTGGTGCGGCACGTGGTGACGGAGAACGAGCGGGTGCTGGCGGCGGTGGAGCTGCTGCGCGGCGGTCGGTTGGCGGAGCTGGGGCCGTTGCTGGACGCTTCGCACGCGTCGTTGCGCGACGATTACAAGGTCTCCGCGCCGGAGTTGGACGTGGCGGTGGAGGCGGCGAAGGCGGCGGGGGCGTTGGGTGCGCGGATGGTGGGTGGCGGGTTCGGCGGGTCGGCGATCGCGCTGGTGCCGGTGGAGCGGCACGACGAGGTGGTGCGGGCGGTGCTCGCGGCGTTCGCCGAGCGGGGTTGGACGACCCCGCGCACGTTCACGGCGGTGCCCTCGGCGGGCGCCGGCCGGGACGTGTGA
- a CDS encoding BTAD domain-containing putative transcriptional regulator → MQIGMLGPFEVRVGDGVLTDVPGARLRGLVAALALEPGHVVPKATLVDWIWGEHPPADAANALQRLVSRLRKVLPEGTVEGHPHGYRLAVGPDAVDAVRFEQLITQARNDDGPRRVRLLRDALALWRGAAMQDVGLADSEAFDAAVTRLEALRLTGLEDRFDAEVALGHGADVIPELTDLAAAHPTRERLVAALMRALVAAGRDTEALVVYERTREALADALGVDPSPELSTVHVALLRGELSRREENRKTNLRAELTSFVGKDADVAAVRELIADQRLTTLIGPGGSGKTRLAAETARTLLDDLPDGAWLVELAAVDADGDVAQATLAALGLRDALLGEAPNAEPTDRLIAAVRDREALLVLDNCEHVIESAAAFAHRLLGECRRLRVLATSREPLGITGEALWLVEPLALPSADATADEIGSAPAVRLLRDRAGAVRKDLVLDAPALATMVRVCRALDGMPLAIELAAARLRTMTLDQLAHRLDDRFRLLTGGSRTALPRHRTLRAMVDWSWELLTDEERLVLRRLSVFSGGASLEAAERVCAGGAVHPEDVLELLTSLVEKSLLVAVGDGAPRYRMLGTIKEYAAQRLAEAGEADLARDAHLAHFTELVEAAEPNLRRAEQLTWLAVLDAENDNVVSAMRGAVAAGDGRGAMRLAAGAGWYWWLSGHKSEGMELLIAATGTPGEVPDEVRAMVYALMSTFAGSGPADEHQAAKWIHQAYASSRGGRSGNPLLALVVPLERMLRSPDELLSAWEPLLDHDDPWVHALARLQLGKMRIALGHGGKEADAHLETALAEFRAIGERWGMSFALSELADRITVRGEFARACEYYDEAITVVDEVGATEDVILMRARQARLHWLLGDKDASAAALAEAERLAERVTWPAALALLVQSKAELARWSGDGEEALRQFGLAKAFLGAEADRPSIRAMEHDLLGYLADDLDASRTHRAAACAAAAEAGYAPLIAQVLVGVADLALRLDRHEGAARLLAASAAVRGLPDRSYPDVDRIEEAARARLGDARFAEVTAEGARVDWSELVGAVLGEA, encoded by the coding sequence GTGCAGATCGGGATGCTCGGGCCGTTCGAAGTGCGCGTGGGGGACGGCGTCCTCACCGACGTGCCGGGCGCGCGGTTGCGCGGGTTGGTGGCGGCGCTCGCGCTCGAACCGGGTCACGTGGTCCCGAAGGCGACGCTGGTCGACTGGATCTGGGGCGAGCACCCGCCCGCCGACGCGGCGAACGCCTTGCAGCGCTTGGTGTCCCGGCTGCGCAAGGTGTTGCCGGAGGGGACGGTCGAGGGGCACCCGCACGGCTACCGGCTGGCGGTGGGGCCCGACGCCGTCGACGCCGTGCGCTTCGAGCAGCTCATCACCCAGGCCCGCAACGACGACGGCCCGCGGCGCGTGCGGCTGCTGCGCGACGCCCTCGCGCTGTGGCGCGGTGCGGCCATGCAGGACGTCGGCCTGGCGGACAGCGAGGCGTTCGACGCGGCCGTCACCCGGCTGGAAGCCCTGCGCCTGACCGGCTTGGAGGACCGGTTCGACGCCGAAGTCGCCCTGGGGCACGGCGCGGACGTGATCCCCGAGCTGACCGACCTGGCGGCCGCGCACCCGACCCGCGAACGGCTCGTCGCCGCGCTGATGCGCGCCCTCGTCGCGGCCGGGCGGGACACCGAGGCGCTGGTCGTCTACGAGCGCACGCGGGAAGCCCTGGCCGACGCGCTGGGCGTCGACCCCTCGCCGGAACTGTCCACAGTGCACGTCGCGCTGCTGCGGGGTGAGCTGAGCCGGCGGGAGGAGAACCGGAAGACCAACCTGCGGGCCGAGCTGACCAGCTTCGTGGGCAAGGACGCCGACGTCGCCGCGGTCCGCGAGCTCATCGCCGACCAGCGGCTCACCACCCTGATCGGACCGGGCGGCTCGGGCAAGACCAGGCTGGCCGCGGAGACCGCGCGCACCCTGCTCGACGACCTGCCCGACGGCGCGTGGCTGGTGGAGCTCGCCGCCGTCGACGCGGACGGCGACGTGGCGCAGGCGACGCTGGCCGCGCTCGGCCTGCGGGACGCCCTGCTCGGCGAGGCGCCGAACGCGGAGCCGACGGACCGGTTGATCGCCGCGGTGCGCGACCGCGAGGCGTTGCTGGTCCTGGACAACTGCGAGCACGTGATCGAGTCGGCGGCGGCGTTCGCGCACCGGTTGCTCGGCGAGTGCCGGCGGCTGCGGGTGCTGGCGACCAGCCGGGAACCGCTGGGCATCACCGGTGAGGCGCTGTGGCTGGTGGAGCCGCTGGCGCTGCCGTCGGCGGACGCGACCGCGGACGAGATCGGGTCCGCGCCCGCGGTCCGGTTGCTGCGCGACCGGGCGGGCGCGGTGCGCAAGGACCTCGTCCTCGACGCGCCCGCGTTGGCCACGATGGTGCGCGTGTGCCGGGCGCTCGACGGCATGCCGCTGGCGATCGAGCTGGCCGCGGCGCGGCTGCGCACCATGACCCTGGACCAGCTCGCCCACCGCCTCGACGACCGGTTCCGCCTGCTCACCGGCGGCAGCCGCACCGCGTTGCCGCGGCACCGGACGTTGCGCGCGATGGTCGACTGGAGCTGGGAGCTGCTCACCGACGAGGAACGGCTGGTGCTGCGCAGGCTCTCGGTGTTCTCCGGCGGCGCGAGCCTGGAGGCGGCCGAGCGGGTCTGCGCGGGTGGCGCCGTGCACCCGGAGGACGTGCTGGAGCTGCTCACGTCGTTGGTGGAGAAGTCGCTGCTGGTGGCCGTGGGCGACGGCGCGCCGCGCTACCGGATGCTCGGCACCATCAAGGAGTACGCGGCGCAGCGCCTCGCCGAGGCCGGGGAAGCGGACCTGGCGCGGGATGCGCACCTCGCGCACTTCACCGAGCTCGTCGAGGCCGCGGAGCCGAACCTCCGCCGCGCCGAGCAGCTCACGTGGCTCGCCGTGCTCGACGCCGAGAACGACAACGTCGTGTCCGCGATGCGCGGCGCGGTCGCGGCGGGCGACGGGCGGGGCGCGATGCGGCTCGCGGCGGGTGCGGGCTGGTACTGGTGGCTCAGCGGGCACAAGTCCGAGGGCATGGAGCTGCTCATCGCCGCCACCGGGACGCCCGGCGAGGTGCCCGACGAGGTGCGGGCCATGGTGTACGCCCTGATGTCGACGTTCGCCGGCTCCGGCCCGGCCGACGAGCACCAGGCCGCGAAGTGGATCCACCAGGCGTACGCGTCCAGCCGCGGCGGTCGGTCGGGCAACCCGCTGCTGGCGCTGGTCGTCCCGCTGGAACGCATGTTGCGGTCCCCGGACGAGCTCCTGTCGGCGTGGGAGCCGTTGCTGGACCACGACGACCCCTGGGTGCACGCGCTGGCCCGGTTGCAGCTCGGCAAGATGCGGATCGCGCTCGGCCACGGCGGCAAGGAGGCGGACGCGCACCTGGAGACCGCGCTGGCCGAGTTCCGGGCCATCGGTGAGCGCTGGGGCATGTCGTTCGCCCTGTCCGAGTTGGCGGACCGGATCACCGTGCGCGGCGAGTTCGCCCGCGCCTGCGAGTACTACGACGAGGCGATCACGGTCGTCGACGAGGTCGGCGCGACCGAGGACGTCATCCTGATGCGGGCGCGCCAGGCCCGGCTGCACTGGCTGCTCGGCGACAAGGACGCCAGTGCGGCGGCCCTGGCCGAGGCGGAACGGCTCGCGGAACGGGTCACCTGGCCGGCCGCGCTGGCGCTGCTGGTGCAGTCGAAGGCGGAACTCGCCCGGTGGAGCGGTGACGGCGAGGAGGCGCTGCGGCAGTTCGGACTCGCGAAGGCCTTCCTGGGTGCGGAAGCGGACCGGCCGAGCATCCGGGCGATGGAGCACGACCTGCTCGGCTACCTCGCCGACGACCTCGACGCGTCCCGGACGCACCGGGCGGCGGCCTGCGCCGCCGCCGCCGAGGCGGGGTACGCGCCGCTGATCGCCCAGGTGCTGGTCGGGGTGGCGGACCTGGCGCTGCGCCTGGACCGGCACGAGGGGGCCGCCCGGTTGCTCGCGGCGAGCGCCGCCGTGCGCGGGTTGCCGGACCGCTCGTACCCCGACGTGGACCGGATCGAGGAGGCCGCGCGCGCCCGCCTCGGTGACGCGCGGTTCGCCGAGGTGACCGCGGAGGGTGCGCGGGTGGACTGGTCCGAGCTGGTCGGGGCGGTCCTCGGCGAGGCGTGA
- a CDS encoding cytochrome P450, whose amino-acid sequence MDDNAVGGATAVPHGLPMDRDAGPFDPPSRITRLREVRPVSPLIFPDGHEGWLVTGYDEVRRLMADTRFSSRQDIGVLHVPYEVPGMPAATEPSPQVPGLFISMDPPDHTRLRRMLTGAFTVKRMKQLEERITDLAERQLDEMARLTPPVDLVEEFALPVPSLVICELLGVPYEDRDDFQANSAKFMEKDVALDEKMAAFTGLTTYLAGLVTRKRAEPDEDLLSDLARHDELTVEELTGIAFLLLLAGHETTANMLSLGTFALLEHPEQLAALRADPDLLPGAVEELMRYLAVADIFYRYATEDIELGGETIPAGSTVVVSLLAANRDPRRFEDPDVLDVRRTARGHLGFGHGVHQCLGQQLARIEMRAGFGGLLRRFPTLALAVPADQVRLRTDMNIYGVHELPVTWTDTSE is encoded by the coding sequence ATGGATGACAACGCCGTGGGTGGCGCAACCGCCGTCCCGCACGGGCTCCCGATGGATCGCGACGCGGGTCCGTTCGACCCGCCGAGCCGGATCACCCGGTTGCGGGAGGTCCGCCCGGTCAGCCCCCTGATCTTCCCCGACGGCCACGAGGGGTGGCTGGTGACCGGGTACGACGAGGTCCGCCGGCTCATGGCCGACACCCGCTTCAGCTCGCGCCAGGACATCGGCGTCCTGCACGTGCCGTACGAGGTGCCCGGCATGCCCGCGGCCACCGAGCCGTCACCACAGGTGCCGGGCCTGTTCATCAGCATGGACCCGCCCGACCACACCCGGCTGCGGCGGATGCTCACCGGCGCGTTCACCGTCAAGCGGATGAAGCAGCTCGAAGAGCGCATCACCGACCTGGCCGAACGGCAGCTCGACGAGATGGCGCGCCTGACCCCGCCGGTCGACCTGGTCGAGGAGTTCGCGCTGCCGGTGCCGTCGCTGGTGATCTGCGAACTGCTCGGCGTGCCCTACGAGGACCGGGACGACTTCCAGGCCAACTCCGCCAAGTTCATGGAGAAGGACGTGGCGCTGGACGAGAAGATGGCCGCCTTCACCGGCCTGACCACGTACCTGGCCGGGCTCGTCACGCGCAAGCGCGCCGAACCCGACGAGGACCTGCTGTCCGACCTGGCCCGGCACGACGAGCTCACCGTCGAGGAGCTGACGGGGATCGCCTTCCTGCTGCTGCTGGCGGGCCACGAGACGACCGCCAACATGCTGTCGTTGGGCACGTTCGCGCTCCTGGAGCACCCGGAGCAACTGGCCGCGCTGCGGGCCGACCCGGACCTGCTGCCCGGCGCGGTCGAGGAGCTGATGCGCTACCTGGCCGTCGCCGACATCTTCTACCGCTACGCCACCGAGGACATCGAGCTCGGCGGCGAGACCATCCCGGCGGGGTCGACCGTCGTGGTCTCGCTGCTGGCGGCCAACCGGGACCCCCGGCGCTTCGAGGACCCCGACGTGCTCGACGTCCGCCGCACCGCCCGCGGCCACCTGGGGTTCGGCCACGGCGTGCACCAGTGCCTCGGCCAGCAACTGGCCCGCATCGAGATGCGCGCGGGGTTCGGTGGACTGCTGCGGCGCTTCCCGACGTTGGCACTCGCCGTCCCGGCCGACCAGGTCAGGCTCCGGACCGACATGAACATCTACGGCGTCCACGAGCTGCCCGTCACCTGGACGGACACCTCGGAGTAG
- a CDS encoding lytic polysaccharide monooxygenase auxiliary activity family 9 protein: MRVRGTSGSVARRRGIIALVIGLVACTIVSAPTASAHGTIVGPATRAYQCWQSWGSQHTNPAMQQQDPMCYQAFQANADTMWNWMSALRDGLRGNFQGATPDGTLCSNNLSRNNALNNPGQWRTTNVGSSFTMHLYDQASHGADYFKVYVSKNGFDPKTQRLGWGNLDLVTQTGRFAPAKDIRFNVQTSGSYRGHHVVFTIWQASHLDQAYMWCSDVNFG, translated from the coding sequence ATGCGTGTCCGTGGTACTTCCGGGTCCGTCGCCAGACGGCGGGGCATCATCGCGCTGGTCATCGGCTTGGTGGCGTGCACCATCGTCTCCGCGCCGACGGCTTCGGCGCACGGGACGATCGTCGGTCCCGCCACCCGCGCCTACCAGTGCTGGCAGTCGTGGGGCAGCCAGCACACGAACCCGGCGATGCAGCAGCAGGACCCCATGTGTTACCAGGCGTTCCAGGCGAACGCCGACACCATGTGGAACTGGATGAGCGCGCTGCGGGACGGCCTGAGGGGCAATTTCCAGGGTGCGACCCCCGACGGAACGCTGTGCAGCAACAACCTCTCGCGCAACAACGCCTTGAACAACCCGGGCCAGTGGCGGACGACCAACGTCGGCAGCAGCTTCACGATGCACCTGTACGACCAGGCCAGCCACGGTGCCGACTACTTCAAGGTGTACGTCAGCAAGAACGGGTTCGACCCGAAGACCCAGCGGCTGGGTTGGGGCAACCTCGACCTGGTCACGCAGACCGGTCGGTTCGCCCCGGCGAAGGACATCCGGTTCAACGTCCAGACCTCCGGCTCGTACCGGGGTCACCACGTGGTGTTCACGATCTGGCAGGCTTCCCACCTCGACCAGGCGTACATGTGGTGCAGTGACGTGAACTTCGGCTAG